A section of the Bacillus mesophilus genome encodes:
- a CDS encoding MFS transporter, with product MKTTASLKSFLFFVQATGFICTSYLPLYLLSKGYTPSEVGLLLAIGPFAAIISEPMSGYFSDKFKSIKKVLIVCVIGMLVSGIILFQLDHFAATALFVYCLFFFLAPSGSLGDSLSQKTADQLHVSFGSIRMWGSLGFGIASIITGYLLTRIGIENITVPFVFFTVIVLIISFFLKDVKVKSENSDPGVSIKDVALLIRNKPFVLFLLIVILITLGHRANDIYLSVFIKELGGTETLIGWAFFWGVATEVLVFFTSHLWFRKLKDLTFIILAAVLYAVRFIGMSFATSPHELVIYQLFHGFTFGIFFTVGLSYVTKIVPTRLQSTGHLLLITVFFGISGMVSAFIGGRLIEFYSVFTLYFLIGIASLVGALLLMIYKYFIKSEEKTERHLVEG from the coding sequence ATGAAAACGACAGCTTCTCTTAAATCATTTTTGTTTTTTGTCCAGGCTACTGGATTTATCTGTACTTCTTACTTACCTCTTTATCTATTAAGTAAAGGATATACGCCATCAGAGGTCGGACTTTTACTTGCCATTGGACCGTTTGCGGCAATTATCTCAGAGCCTATGAGTGGATATTTTAGTGATAAGTTTAAGAGTATAAAAAAAGTGTTAATAGTCTGTGTAATAGGCATGTTAGTTTCAGGAATTATTCTATTTCAACTTGACCATTTTGCAGCAACTGCATTGTTCGTTTATTGCTTGTTTTTTTTCCTAGCTCCTTCTGGTTCGTTAGGGGATAGTTTATCTCAAAAAACAGCGGATCAGCTTCATGTGTCATTTGGTAGTATTCGTATGTGGGGTTCACTTGGATTTGGGATTGCAAGTATTATAACAGGGTATCTTTTGACAAGAATCGGAATTGAAAACATTACCGTACCATTTGTGTTTTTTACGGTAATTGTGCTAATCATTTCTTTCTTCTTAAAAGATGTTAAAGTAAAATCAGAAAACTCTGATCCAGGTGTAAGTATAAAGGATGTAGCCTTACTCATACGAAATAAACCATTCGTCCTATTTCTTTTAATTGTTATCCTGATCACTTTAGGACATAGAGCTAACGATATATACCTAAGTGTTTTTATTAAAGAGTTGGGTGGGACAGAGACTTTGATTGGTTGGGCCTTTTTCTGGGGTGTAGCGACAGAGGTGCTAGTATTCTTTACAAGCCATTTATGGTTCAGAAAACTCAAGGACTTAACCTTTATTATCTTAGCAGCAGTTTTATACGCTGTAAGATTTATAGGAATGTCTTTTGCCACAAGCCCACATGAGCTTGTCATCTATCAATTATTCCACGGATTTACTTTTGGAATATTCTTTACTGTGGGTCTTTCATACGTAACCAAAATTGTCCCAACTCGTCTTCAGTCAACGGGTCATCTTTTATTAATCACTGTATTCTTTGGAATTTCGGGAATGGTAAGTGCATTTATAGGAGGACGGTTAATAGAATTCTATAGTGTTTTCACATTATACTTCTTAATTGGAATAGCATCTTTAGTAGGTGCATTACTATTAATGATCTATAAATACTTTATTAAATCGGAAGAGAAAACTGAGAGGCACTTAGTAGAAGGATGA
- a CDS encoding MFS transporter, whose protein sequence is MLAKKLNEDLGKSISSIQVEIPKRSEMVAYGFGSFGVFSVWALIGAFLTYYYTDVAGIGAGVVGTLMLITRLFDGITDLGMGSIVDKTKSKHGKARPWLLWMSIPLAISTVLLFSVPDLSTNAKVIYAYVTYILFILFYTAVSIPYKTLLGVMTQDQNSRSISNIYTGIFIMVGTLIVMTLTQPLAASIGWTGLATLFAVVTVAAILTTFKSVKERAVVSPSQQEKELTFFNSLGSLFKNKYWVIITCICIIFYATTALTQGAGLYYAQYVLGDIGYFPLIGLAIAGPMVIGMFFLGPIVRRFGKRNVVLFGSFLYIVGQIVKMIDPTNLTSFLIGTVLASLGAMPVLALLFAMINDTIEYGEYKTGLRTEGLVNSGASFGIKVGTGLGLALIGWLLAFGNYAPGADEQSALATQMIYALNIYVPLGLAIVQVILVYMFKLDKEYPEILAQLQKRKETR, encoded by the coding sequence GTGCTAGCAAAAAAATTAAATGAGGATCTAGGTAAGTCTATATCTTCTATACAGGTAGAAATTCCGAAGAGAAGTGAAATGGTTGCATATGGGTTTGGTAGCTTTGGTGTTTTTTCTGTTTGGGCATTAATCGGTGCTTTTTTGACATACTATTATACGGATGTTGCAGGTATAGGTGCGGGTGTAGTTGGAACACTTATGTTAATTACACGTCTCTTTGATGGCATAACAGATTTAGGAATGGGTTCGATCGTTGATAAAACAAAATCAAAGCACGGTAAAGCTCGTCCTTGGTTGCTATGGATGTCAATTCCACTTGCTATATCAACCGTCTTGCTTTTCTCTGTACCTGATCTTAGTACAAATGCGAAAGTGATTTATGCATATGTGACCTATATTTTATTCATTCTTTTCTATACAGCAGTCTCGATTCCATATAAAACATTATTAGGAGTAATGACACAAGATCAAAACAGTCGTTCTATTTCTAATATTTACACTGGAATTTTCATTATGGTTGGAACACTTATTGTCATGACGTTAACTCAACCACTTGCAGCATCAATAGGCTGGACTGGTTTAGCCACACTATTTGCTGTTGTTACTGTCGCAGCTATCTTAACTACATTTAAATCCGTTAAAGAAAGAGCTGTTGTTTCACCTTCACAGCAAGAGAAGGAACTTACATTTTTCAATTCATTAGGTTCTCTATTTAAAAACAAGTACTGGGTGATTATCACTTGTATTTGTATCATATTTTATGCAACGACAGCACTTACTCAAGGTGCAGGTCTTTATTATGCACAATATGTACTTGGAGATATCGGGTATTTCCCTCTAATTGGACTTGCTATTGCAGGACCTATGGTAATTGGTATGTTTTTCTTGGGACCGATTGTTAGAAGATTTGGAAAACGCAATGTCGTCTTATTCGGATCCTTTTTGTACATAGTTGGTCAGATTGTAAAAATGATTGATCCTACTAATTTAACTAGCTTTTTAATAGGGACAGTATTAGCTTCATTAGGAGCAATGCCAGTTCTAGCTTTACTGTTTGCTATGATTAATGACACCATTGAATATGGTGAGTATAAAACAGGTTTGCGTACAGAAGGATTGGTTAATAGTGGTGCAAGCTTTGGTATAAAAGTGGGAACTGGTCTTGGACTTGCCTTAATTGGGTGGTTACTTGCTTTCGGTAATTATGCTCCAGGTGCCGACGAGCAATCAGCGCTAGCAACTCAAATGATTTATGCCCTAAATATTTATGTTCCATTAGGATTAGCAATCGTTCAAGTCATTTTAGTTTATATGTTTAAGTTAGATAAAGAATATCCAGAGATTCTGGCACAATTACAAAAACGTAAAGAGACTAGATAA
- a CDS encoding DUF2161 domain-containing phosphodiesterase: MTEKKKLQEIDLYKPIQRYFVKEGYEVYGEVNDCDLAAVKEDELVVVELKLNLSVDLLVQATKRQRLTDSVYIAVPKPKYKLRSKKWTDLCHLVRRLELGLIIVSFSGNRKNVEVIFEPTPFERKKSRNNRKRNRVLKEISGRSADYNIGGSSRTKIITAYKENCIQIACYLQRYGDLSPKALRELGTGNKTSSILTKNYYGWFERVQRGVYTISEKGKKELNENSEELLSYYKEMVKEKEIHTK; this comes from the coding sequence ATGACAGAAAAGAAGAAACTACAAGAAATAGACCTATATAAGCCGATACAGAGATATTTTGTTAAAGAAGGTTATGAAGTATACGGTGAAGTGAATGATTGTGATCTAGCTGCTGTTAAAGAAGATGAGTTAGTTGTTGTTGAATTAAAGCTTAATTTAAGTGTCGACTTACTTGTGCAAGCCACAAAACGACAACGTTTAACTGATTCTGTCTATATTGCCGTTCCAAAACCAAAATATAAATTACGTTCAAAAAAATGGACTGATCTTTGCCATCTGGTCAGAAGACTTGAGTTAGGATTAATTATCGTGTCATTTTCAGGTAACAGGAAAAACGTGGAGGTTATTTTTGAACCAACACCATTTGAACGTAAAAAGTCTAGAAATAATAGAAAAAGGAATAGAGTTCTTAAAGAAATCAGTGGAAGAAGTGCGGATTATAATATAGGCGGCAGTAGTAGAACTAAGATTATAACGGCTTATAAGGAGAATTGTATTCAAATTGCCTGTTACTTACAGAGGTATGGTGACTTATCACCTAAAGCATTGAGAGAGCTTGGAACAGGTAATAAAACTTCCTCTATATTGACTAAGAACTACTACGGGTGGTTTGAAAGAGTACAAAGAGGAGTGTATACCATTAGTGAAAAGGGGAAGAAAGAGTTAAATGAGAATTCAGAGGAGTTATTAAGCTACTATAAGGAAATGGTTAAAGAAAAAGAAATTCATACAAAGTAG
- a CDS encoding MFS transporter, producing the protein MKLHIFFYYKFSGEVPGGIVADRFGAKVSFLIGVVLKIGSLVVLIFAQDPWMFFLFSAINGLSVTFFSGADEALIYESLKEDNDHHRMDRAMGKIQSAGFVSMILAVIFGAYFAKDLQDEQFVFLIVLGLIFHVVELLLIFFVKNPSNYGSYRENPFTQVVSGVRAIRKAPTLLLLFINFTLVFIPADSVYEAFNQPIFTSAGVPVVMIGVLYALAAVLGFVTSQSVGWFTSRFSRTLLMNVTGGLAAVGLLLSALLGELLWIVIGAFFILRMGQAIRRPIYSQLKNDLIPSEIRATTLSLISVLDSAFDLIIFGLLSLIALKGLTGILIASSVIALIGTITPIQIKNSGKNSKHKTA; encoded by the coding sequence TTGAAGCTTCACATATTCTTTTATTACAAATTTTCTGGAGAGGTTCCAGGAGGAATTGTTGCAGACCGATTCGGGGCTAAAGTATCCTTTTTAATTGGAGTTGTGTTGAAAATTGGTAGTTTGGTAGTGCTAATTTTTGCACAGGACCCATGGATGTTTTTCTTATTCAGTGCGATTAATGGTTTGTCGGTAACTTTTTTCTCGGGTGCTGATGAGGCTCTCATCTATGAGTCACTGAAGGAGGACAATGATCATCATCGCATGGACAGGGCGATGGGGAAAATTCAGTCGGCAGGATTTGTATCTATGATTCTCGCAGTTATTTTTGGTGCATATTTTGCTAAAGATCTTCAGGATGAACAGTTTGTCTTTTTAATTGTATTAGGGTTGATTTTTCATGTCGTTGAATTATTGTTGATATTCTTTGTGAAAAATCCAAGTAATTATGGCTCTTATCGAGAAAATCCATTTACCCAAGTAGTATCTGGTGTGAGAGCGATTCGAAAAGCGCCAACTCTTTTGCTATTATTTATTAATTTTACACTTGTTTTTATACCGGCAGACTCAGTCTATGAAGCATTTAATCAACCGATTTTTACTTCCGCAGGAGTACCGGTCGTAATGATTGGGGTGCTGTATGCTCTTGCTGCTGTTTTAGGATTTGTAACCTCACAATCAGTGGGATGGTTTACTTCCCGGTTTTCTAGAACATTATTGATGAATGTTACTGGAGGTTTGGCTGCAGTTGGGCTATTATTATCTGCTTTACTTGGTGAATTATTATGGATTGTAATTGGTGCTTTCTTCATATTGCGAATGGGACAGGCAATAAGAAGGCCAATTTATTCTCAATTAAAAAATGATCTTATACCTTCAGAAATTCGTGCTACTACTTTGTCGTTAATTTCTGTTCTTGATTCTGCATTTGACCTAATTATCTTTGGCTTACTATCTTTAATAGCATTAAAAGGTTTAACCGGTATATTAATTGCTAGTAGTGTAATTGCGCTAATAGGAACTATTACTCCGATTCAAATAAAGAATAGTGGAAAGAATTCAAAGCATAAAACAGCATGA
- a CDS encoding PadR family transcriptional regulator yields the protein MNIQFKKGALELCVLMLISKKDQYGYELAQNISSKIEVAEGTLYPLLRRLTKDDYVTTYLAESTEGPPRKYYSLTSKGLEYMKLLVEEWLQFSSAVNEFIVEGTESGKK from the coding sequence TTGAATATTCAATTTAAAAAAGGAGCACTAGAACTTTGTGTACTTATGCTCATTTCCAAAAAAGACCAATATGGATATGAACTAGCTCAAAACATTTCAAGTAAAATCGAAGTCGCCGAAGGAACCCTCTATCCTTTATTAAGAAGATTAACGAAAGATGACTATGTAACTACTTACTTAGCAGAATCAACAGAAGGCCCACCAAGAAAGTATTACTCCTTAACATCAAAAGGGCTGGAATATATGAAACTTTTAGTTGAAGAATGGCTTCAATTTTCTAGTGCAGTAAATGAATTTATAGTGGAGGGAACAGAGAGTGGAAAAAAATAA
- a CDS encoding HAAS signaling domain-containing protein translates to MEKNNFFLKRLNDLLINVPEQDRKEMLYDFEEHFSIGFANGKTENEMIEELGDPAIIARDLLAEYKMTKTETVKSSPTIIKSIFAGSSLTFFNLIFILGPALGIFGIYVGLCGAAITLTLSPLALIGSLIFNGFEDFLFLFFASMVTFSLGILLSIAMIYLGKFLYRLALSYVKFNVRIIKGEKGAIVA, encoded by the coding sequence GTGGAAAAAAATAATTTCTTTCTAAAAAGACTAAATGACTTGTTAATTAACGTCCCTGAACAGGACCGTAAGGAAATGCTTTATGATTTCGAAGAACACTTTTCGATCGGGTTTGCCAATGGAAAGACTGAAAATGAAATGATCGAAGAACTGGGCGATCCCGCTATCATTGCTAGAGATCTACTGGCAGAATATAAAATGACAAAAACCGAAACTGTTAAATCTTCACCAACTATTATAAAGTCGATCTTTGCAGGGTCTAGCTTAACCTTTTTTAATCTAATATTTATTCTCGGTCCTGCTCTGGGAATATTCGGGATATACGTTGGACTATGCGGAGCTGCTATCACATTAACACTCTCTCCTCTTGCATTGATTGGTTCACTTATATTTAACGGTTTTGAAGATTTCCTTTTCCTATTTTTTGCATCAATGGTGACGTTTAGTTTAGGTATCTTATTAAGTATTGCAATGATTTATTTAGGCAAATTTTTATATCGATTGGCATTAAGCTATGTAAAGTTTAATGTGAGAATAATTAAAGGTGAAAAAGGAGCGATCGTGGCATGA
- a CDS encoding DUF4097 family beta strand repeat-containing protein has product MKKIVVIALTLLVIGILGSAVTAAVTDTFTLETVKLHEESEINNSNIKNIKVNVSSSDIQLTPSESENIKVTLDGRVSEKVLDRYQFNVEENGESLHVNLDLELFFSIGVSIADLTVMIEVPDKHYKSIVLESSSGDIHVNQLTADELDTQSSSGDIHIDKVESKQSFILESSSGSIEVLNSTAPSFTASASSGDISFREIHGNIAVNTSSGEIKLDNEKVAGDFIAEASSGDVTVNYKESPTSLLIDFEGSSGDGDVSLENVNYEEKADDLIVGKIGDGKYTVKVRVSSGDFKLN; this is encoded by the coding sequence ATGAAAAAGATTGTAGTAATAGCACTAACATTATTAGTCATTGGAATACTTGGGTCAGCGGTAACTGCTGCTGTAACAGATACCTTCACTCTAGAGACAGTAAAGCTTCATGAAGAGAGTGAAATAAATAATAGCAATATTAAGAATATCAAAGTAAATGTCTCTTCAAGTGATATCCAGCTTACTCCTTCTGAAAGTGAAAATATTAAGGTAACTCTTGATGGTCGTGTTAGCGAGAAGGTACTTGATCGTTACCAATTTAACGTGGAAGAAAATGGTGAATCTCTTCATGTTAATCTGGATCTTGAATTATTTTTTAGCATCGGTGTTTCAATTGCTGATTTAACCGTAATGATTGAAGTGCCAGATAAACACTATAAATCTATTGTATTAGAATCATCATCCGGTGATATACATGTTAATCAACTTACAGCAGATGAATTGGACACTCAATCAAGTTCTGGCGATATTCATATAGATAAGGTTGAATCTAAACAATCATTCATCCTAGAATCTTCAAGTGGAAGTATTGAGGTTCTGAACTCTACTGCTCCTAGTTTTACTGCTTCTGCTAGTAGTGGAGACATTTCGTTCAGAGAAATACATGGTAACATTGCTGTTAACACTTCATCAGGTGAAATAAAGTTAGATAATGAAAAAGTAGCTGGTGATTTTATTGCAGAAGCTTCAAGTGGTGATGTCACGGTAAACTATAAAGAATCTCCAACATCTTTATTAATAGACTTTGAAGGTAGTTCTGGTGATGGAGATGTGAGTTTAGAAAATGTTAACTACGAAGAAAAAGCAGATGATCTAATTGTTGGTAAAATTGGAGATGGTAAATACACTGTTAAAGTTCGTGTGTCTTCAGGTGATTTTAAGCTTAATTAA
- a CDS encoding methyl-accepting chemotaxis protein, which produces MELLKTILDQFNQQFTILTNKVQDMANLTTTINNVSEQTNLLALNASIEAARAGEAGKGFSVVAQEIRKLAELTRISSEKISTSLVELNETNNKSLIKIKETNEQVSKNVKSTDTLTESFTQFQDITTRLRDGVAMVLSVSENVKQKSETVEYSTNELAAIIEEASASLQEMSATIESLTTDNEHIAEIVGNTNSKLQHLIK; this is translated from the coding sequence ATGGAATTATTAAAGACCATTTTAGACCAATTTAATCAACAATTTACCATTCTAACAAACAAAGTTCAGGATATGGCTAACTTAACCACGACAATCAACAATGTCTCTGAACAAACTAACTTGTTAGCTCTAAATGCATCGATTGAGGCAGCCCGAGCAGGAGAAGCTGGTAAAGGATTCTCAGTAGTAGCACAAGAAATCCGCAAATTAGCAGAATTAACTAGAATATCAAGTGAAAAAATTTCTACTAGTCTTGTCGAATTAAATGAGACAAATAATAAATCTCTAATAAAAATTAAAGAGACAAACGAACAAGTTTCTAAAAACGTAAAGTCAACTGATACTTTAACAGAGTCTTTTACTCAATTCCAAGATATTACCACAAGATTGCGTGACGGTGTTGCCATGGTATTATCTGTATCAGAAAATGTAAAGCAAAAATCAGAAACTGTTGAATATTCAACAAATGAACTAGCAGCAATCATCGAGGAAGCTAGTGCAAGCTTACAAGAGATGAGTGCCACAATAGAATCGTTAACAACCGACAATGAGCACATAGCAGAAATAGTAGGTAACACCAACTCAAAGTTGCAACATTTGATTAAATAA
- a CDS encoding CBO0543 family protein — MLNALYAAIWLFALWKWGDWENWRNYYPTILYFIIGDFLYLYLLSDAYPMWRYVPPIIDEEMGVTNSHVSLSVMLIKYPATILIFLSKFPTENTWKKILYILGWVSLYGVNELIDLNLGTIEHYNGWNFWWSSLFNLVLFSILRVHYRQPPLAWLLSMIFMVILWNIFNVPSYVFR, encoded by the coding sequence ATGTTAAATGCACTTTATGCAGCTATATGGTTGTTTGCTTTATGGAAGTGGGGAGATTGGGAAAATTGGCGAAATTACTACCCAACTATTCTTTACTTTATTATAGGTGATTTTCTATATCTTTATTTGCTTTCTGATGCTTATCCAATGTGGAGATATGTACCCCCAATTATAGATGAAGAAATGGGAGTCACAAATTCACATGTATCACTTTCAGTTATGTTGATTAAATATCCAGCAACTATTTTAATATTCCTATCAAAGTTTCCAACTGAAAATACATGGAAAAAAATCCTATATATTCTTGGCTGGGTTTCTTTATATGGGGTTAATGAACTAATTGATTTAAATCTTGGCACGATTGAACATTATAATGGCTGGAATTTTTGGTGGTCTTCTTTATTTAACCTAGTTTTGTTTTCCATCTTAAGAGTTCATTATAGACAACCTCCTTTAGCATGGTTACTTTCAATGATATTCATGGTGATATTATGGAATATTTTTAATGTTCCTTCATACGTCTTCCGATAA
- a CDS encoding aldo/keto reductase, translated as MRTMELGKSGLEVPVVSIGCMRINSLDKPSAEEYVKTALDLGANFFDHADIYGGGSCEEIFSEAINMNPTIREKMILQSKCGIRNGMFDFSKEHILDSVDGILKRLKTEYLDILLLHRPDTLVEPDEVAEAFNQLESSGKVRHFGVSNQKPMQIELLKKSIRQPIVANQLQLSITNANMISQGFNVNMENEASIDRDGSILDYCRLHDITIQPWSPFQYGFFEGVFLGNDKFPELNERINEVADKYGVSNTTIAVAWILRHPAKMQPVIGTMNLERLKDCCNAADLHMTREEWYSIYRAAGNILP; from the coding sequence ATGAGAACCATGGAACTCGGAAAGAGTGGTTTAGAAGTCCCAGTTGTTTCAATTGGTTGCATGAGAATTAACTCACTGGACAAACCTTCAGCTGAAGAATATGTTAAAACTGCACTTGACTTAGGTGCAAACTTTTTCGATCATGCTGATATATATGGAGGAGGAAGTTGTGAAGAGATCTTCTCTGAAGCAATAAATATGAATCCTACTATCCGCGAAAAAATGATTCTTCAGTCTAAGTGTGGAATAAGAAATGGAATGTTTGACTTTTCTAAAGAACATATATTAGATTCTGTTGATGGAATTTTGAAGCGTCTAAAAACAGAATATCTAGACATCTTACTTTTACACCGTCCCGATACTTTGGTCGAACCAGATGAGGTTGCTGAGGCATTTAATCAGTTGGAAAGCTCAGGAAAGGTTCGTCATTTTGGGGTATCCAATCAAAAGCCTATGCAGATTGAGTTATTAAAAAAATCAATTAGGCAACCAATTGTAGCTAATCAGTTACAATTAAGTATTACAAATGCAAATATGATTTCTCAAGGTTTTAATGTGAATATGGAAAATGAAGCATCTATTGACCGAGATGGGAGCATACTTGATTATTGCAGATTGCATGATATCACTATTCAGCCTTGGTCACCATTTCAATACGGGTTCTTCGAGGGTGTATTCCTAGGAAATGATAAATTCCCAGAATTAAATGAGAGAATTAATGAAGTTGCTGATAAGTATGGGGTAAGTAATACAACAATTGCAGTCGCTTGGATTTTACGCCACCCTGCTAAAATGCAGCCAGTAATCGGAACTATGAACTTAGAACGCCTAAAGGATTGCTGTAATGCAGCTGATTTACATATGACTCGTGAAGAGTGGTATAGCATCTACCGTGCTGCCGGAAATATATTACCATAA
- a CDS encoding MGMT family protein, with product MTPFTKGVLEIILQIPSGKVMTYGQVASLAGSPRAARQVVRILHSMSEKHCLPWHRVMNKEGYITINDEALYSEQVLLLENEGVRVSSNGHIDLAKYNWNLQP from the coding sequence ATGACTCCATTTACGAAAGGTGTACTAGAGATCATATTACAAATTCCGAGTGGAAAAGTAATGACTTATGGACAAGTCGCTAGTCTTGCTGGAAGTCCTCGTGCGGCACGCCAAGTGGTCCGAATTCTGCATTCGATGAGTGAAAAGCATTGTCTTCCTTGGCATCGAGTTATGAATAAAGAAGGTTATATTACAATCAACGATGAAGCCTTGTATAGCGAGCAAGTCTTACTGCTAGAGAATGAGGGGGTAAGAGTATCATCAAATGGTCATATCGACTTAGCGAAATATAATTGGAATCTCCAGCCTTAA
- a CDS encoding S41 family peptidase encodes MSKYIGFVIVVLLLIGGCSKYQPLTDEALASLNEVSEQNLYFTESSLHKQKLPLYDYSVTKDTELSRDVLETLRIVNQESSNSSSSFTKKEILEDIEVMHLSLKYMYALYEYMGGDLTFETARDLLVKDVQAHEEDVMTKAQILHLIERHYHFIADAHFKIDQTPLNTSGYEFFTTSLYSFIQDETGDFWSIGREKAQLLSVNNDHDIESYIRPTINENGDIGYILGIFSPPLNKEEREWRVVLQVGDKKKEEIVELRPESKELSKSRQGSRLLLTEKEGVPWLQIRSMFVLENDPFSYSDIIKTAREVRDEPYLVLDVRGNSGGSMILVKKWLEEFFKKPVSWNSKSIYLFSDTGKTFVQDTVDLYLKQGLSTETFEEGYTDINRLENLNGPLGPTWEVEENEFHQVTDNETQIFILTDGNTASAAEHLVAQLKLANQTTVVGMSTMGAMISGNALIYQLPHTNIKMEVPTYFNYNTDIINKETVGLQPDFWVRPEVTEQRVLAFINKNRDK; translated from the coding sequence ATGAGCAAATATATAGGATTTGTTATAGTAGTCTTGCTACTAATAGGAGGTTGTTCAAAGTACCAACCATTAACTGATGAGGCTTTAGCATCTTTAAATGAGGTAAGTGAACAAAATCTTTATTTCACAGAAAGTTCCTTACATAAACAGAAGCTTCCACTATATGATTATTCTGTTACAAAGGATACTGAGTTATCCAGAGATGTCTTAGAAACATTAAGGATTGTCAATCAAGAGTCATCCAATTCATCCTCATCTTTTACAAAGAAAGAAATCTTGGAGGATATAGAGGTCATGCATCTTTCCTTAAAGTATATGTATGCTTTATATGAATATATGGGTGGGGATCTAACATTTGAAACAGCTCGAGACCTGTTAGTAAAGGATGTCCAGGCTCACGAAGAAGATGTGATGACAAAAGCACAAATTTTACATTTAATAGAGCGACATTATCATTTTATTGCTGATGCCCATTTTAAAATTGACCAAACCCCATTGAATACTTCCGGTTATGAATTTTTCACCACTAGTTTATACAGCTTCATTCAAGATGAAACAGGAGATTTTTGGTCTATAGGTAGGGAGAAGGCACAACTACTTTCTGTTAATAATGATCATGATATTGAATCCTATATAAGGCCTACTATAAATGAAAATGGAGATATTGGATATATTCTTGGAATTTTTTCACCGCCTTTGAATAAAGAAGAAAGAGAATGGAGGGTAGTCCTTCAAGTTGGAGACAAGAAGAAGGAAGAGATTGTTGAATTAAGACCTGAATCAAAAGAACTTTCAAAGTCACGTCAAGGTAGCCGGTTATTATTAACAGAAAAAGAAGGCGTACCATGGCTTCAAATAAGAAGCATGTTTGTTCTTGAAAATGACCCATTTTCCTACAGTGATATCATTAAAACTGCCAGAGAAGTTAGAGACGAACCTTATCTTGTGTTAGATGTAAGAGGAAATAGTGGTGGTAGCATGATTCTTGTCAAAAAGTGGTTAGAGGAATTTTTCAAGAAACCTGTAAGTTGGAATTCGAAATCTATTTACTTATTCTCGGATACAGGTAAAACCTTTGTACAAGATACCGTTGATTTATATTTGAAACAGGGACTCTCAACAGAGACATTTGAAGAGGGGTACACCGATATAAATAGACTAGAAAATTTAAATGGTCCTTTAGGGCCTACCTGGGAAGTGGAGGAAAACGAGTTTCATCAAGTAACAGATAATGAGACTCAAATTTTTATATTAACTGATGGTAACACAGCTTCAGCAGCTGAACATCTGGTTGCACAGTTAAAGCTAGCTAATCAAACAACTGTTGTTGGTATGAGTACAATGGGTGCTATGATTAGTGGAAACGCTCTAATCTATCAGTTGCCTCATACAAACATTAAAATGGAGGTTCCAACTTATTTCAATTATAATACAGATATAATAAATAAAGAAACTGTAGGGTTACAGCCTGACTTTTGGGTAAGACCAGAAGTAACCGAGCAACGTGTCCTTGCATTTATTAACAAAAATAGAGATAAGTAA
- a CDS encoding spore germination protein, with protein MVLGDNEPVSIVFFGGIKINQMETNAAFSVGESFYQSLESQVKNNLIAGQTFGDFVLNNFNPIASPVYDPDGMDSFMPIAQSSLGLED; from the coding sequence ATGGTATTAGGTGATAATGAACCGGTAAGTATTGTTTTTTTTGGTGGAATTAAAATAAACCAAATGGAAACAAATGCTGCTTTTTCTGTTGGTGAGTCATTTTACCAATCATTAGAGAGTCAGGTTAAAAATAACCTGATTGCAGGTCAGACATTTGGAGATTTTGTATTAAATAATTTCAACCCAATTGCTTCCCCAGTATATGATCCAGACGGAATGGACTCGTTTATGCCAATAGCTCAGTCATCTTTAGGATTAGAAGACTGA